Proteins encoded in a region of the Triticum dicoccoides isolate Atlit2015 ecotype Zavitan chromosome 3A, WEW_v2.0, whole genome shotgun sequence genome:
- the LOC119269565 gene encoding transcription factor PCL1-like produces the protein MLSPRVVRPQPHDGAASAGSSSSRRHMVDRVSEWELGLPSPAELTPVSQPLIPPALAAAFGIGPADALASPADAAGFLHDSPTSHLAPRFDEYDEEDEEEGEGEDEEAAAPGGRRGGGKKARMVWTPELHHRFVEAVEHLGEKGAVPKAIVRLMNVDGLTRENVASHLQKYRLYLKRSSPGAAAPSPPPPPFFPRFDVQRPHQGSANRGGYCAYPYVSYQKLGCD, from the coding sequence ATGTTATCCCCTCGCGTCGTCAGGCCGCAGCCCCACGACGGCGCGGCCTCCGCCGGCTCCTCCTCGTCGCGGCGCCACATGGTGGACCGCGTGTCCGAGTGGGAGCTCGGCCTCCCCTCGCCCGCCGAGCTGACGCCCGTCTCGCAGCCGCTCATCCCGCCGGCCCTCGCCGCGGCCTTCGGGATCGGCCCCGCGGACGCGCTCGCCTCCCCCGCCGACGCCGCCGGCTTCCTCCACGACTCGCCCACCTCCCACCTGGCCCCCAGGTTCGACGagtacgacgaggaggacgaggaggagggcgagggcgaGGACGAGGAGGCCGCCGCCCCCGGGGGCCGGAGGGGCGGCGGGAAGAAGGCGCGGATGGTGTGGACGCCGGAGCTGCACCACCGGTTCGTCGAGGCCGTCGAGCACCTCGGCGAGAAGGGCGCCGTGCCCAAGGCCATCGTGCGCCTCATGAACGTCGACGGCCTCACGCGGGAGAACGTCGCCAGCCACCTCCAGAAGTACCGCCTCTACCTCAAGCGCTCCAGCCccggcgccgccgcgccctccccgccgccgccgcccttctttCCCCGCTTCGACGTCCAGCGACCGCATCAGGGCTCCGCCAACCGGGGCGGCTACTGCGCGTATCCGTACGTTTCCTACCAGAAGCTGGGATGCGATTAA